The following are encoded together in the Daucus carota subsp. sativus chromosome 5, DH1 v3.0, whole genome shotgun sequence genome:
- the LOC108223040 gene encoding ABC transporter B family member 1 — protein sequence MAQDPEQERKSSTTSPRISISAKRKFYEFLGIELSVAAPQQDENNPSSSSSAETTAAAEGLEGSEDKEKNDKKSKKKEKMEVKKTDEEKKALLPSVGFMELFRFADRLDYVLMGIGSVGAFVHGSALPLFLRFFADLVNSFGANVNNPDKMTHEVVKYAFYFLVVGAAIWVSSWAEIACWMWTGERQTTRMRVEYLEAALNQDVQFFDTEVRTSDVVFGINTDAVMVQDAISEKLGNFIHYMATFASGFIVGFTAVWQLALVTLAVVPVIAVIGGVHTTTLSKLSAKSQEAQLEAGNIAEQNIAQIRTVIAYVGESRALKAYSCALKISQRLGYKTGLSKGLGLGATYFTVFCCYALLLWYGGYLVRHHYTNGGLAISTMFAVMIGGIALGQSIPSMAAFAKARVAAAKIFRIIDHKPTIHKNSKSGLELDSVLGQVEIKSVNFSYPARPDVLILNNFSLSVPAGKTIALVGSSGSGKSTVVSLIERFYDPTSGQVLLDGNDIKTMKLEWLREQIGLVSQEPALFATSIKENILLGRPDATLEEIEEAARVSNAHSFIIKLTDGYDTQVGERGLQLSGGQKQRIAIARAMLKNPAILLLDEATSALDSESEKLVQEALDCFMIGRTTLVIAHRLSTIRKADLVAVLQQGSVSEIGTHDELFAKGENGTYAKLIRLQEIAHETALNNARKSSARPSSARNSVSSPIMTRNSSYGRSPYSRRLSDFSNSDFSLSIDGSYPSYRLEKLPFKEHASSFWRLAKMNSPEWTYALVGSIGSVVCGTLSAFFAYVLSAVLSVYYNQDHAYMIREIGKYCYLLIGVSSAALIFNTMQHFFWDVVGENLTKRVREKMLAAVLKNEMAWFDKEENESSRIAARLALDANNVRSAIGDRISVIMQNAALLVVACTAGFVLQWRLALVLMAVFPLVVAATILQKMFMEGFSGDLEAIHAKATQLAGEAVANVRTIAAFNSESKIVALYISNLQAPLRRCFYKGQIAGCGYGIAQFLLYASYALGLWYSSWLVKHGISDFSKTIRVFMVLMVSANGAAETLTLAPDFIKGGQAMQSVFDLIDRKTEIEPDDPDCTVMPSSIRGDVDLKHIDFCYPSRPDILVFRDLSLRARAGKTLALVGPSGCGKSSVIALVQRFYEPSSGRVMIDGKDIRKYNLKSLRHHIAVVPQEPCLFATTIYENIAYGHESATEAEIIEAATLANAHKFISSLPEGYRTFVGERGVQLSGGQKQRIAIARAFIRKAELMLLDEATSALDAESEMSVQEALERACSGKTTIVVAHRLSTIRNANVIAVIDDGKVAEQGSHSHLLKNYPDGCYSRMIQLQKFSHGQPTINIASGSSSSILLKEDGVH from the exons ATGGCACAAGATCCTGAACAAGAGAGAAAGTCCAGTACTACTAGCCCAAGAATCAGCATCTCTGCAAAGCGCAAATTCTATGAGTTTCTTGGGATTGAGCTCAGTGTTGCAGCTCCTCAACAAGATGAAAACAAcccatcatcatcttcatcagcagaaACAACAGCTGCAGCTGAAGGGTTAGAAGGgtcagaagataaagaaaagaatgACAAGAAAAGCAAGAAAAAGGAGAAAATGGAGGTGAAGAAAACAGATGAGGAGAAGAAGGCTCTGTTGCCTTCAGTTGGGTTCATGGAGCTTTTCAGATTTGCAGATAGATTAGATTATGTTTTGATGGGTATTGGGAGTGTGGGGGCTTTTGTTCATGGCTCTGCTTTGCCTTTGTTTCTTAGGTTCTTTGCTGATCTTGTTAATTCTTTTGGTGCCAATGTTAATAATCCTGATAAAATGACCCATGAAGTTGTCAAg TATGCATTTTACTTTCTTGTAGTTGGAGCTGCAATATGGGTTTCTTCATGGGCAG AGATTGCTTGTTGGATGTGGACCGGAGAGAGACAAACGACCAGAATGAGAGTTGAGTACCTTGAAGCAGCTTTGAATCAGGATGTACAATTTTTCGATACAGAAGTTAGAACATCAGATGTTGTTTTTGGAATTAACACAGATGCAGTTATGGTCCAAGATGCCATTAGTGAGAAG TTGGGAAATTTCATTCATTATATGGCAACTTTTGCTTCTGGATTCATTGTCGGTTTTACAGCTGTTTGGCAGTTAGCACTGGTCACATTGGCAGTGGTTCCTGTTATAGCTGTAATTGGAGGAGTTCATACCACTACATTATCTAAACTCTCCGCAAAGAGTCAAGAAGCTCAATTAGAAGCTGGCAATATTGCCGAGCAG AATATAGCTCAAATTCGGACTGTAATTGCATATGTTGGTGAGTCCAGAGCATTAAAAGCATACTCATGTGCTTTAAAGATCTCTCAGAGGCTTGGATATAAGACCGGGCTATCAAAGGGATTGGGTTTAGGTGCTACATACTTCACTGTGTTTTGTTGTTATGCACTTTTACTCTGGTATGGGGGTTATCTGGTCAGGCATCATTATACCAATGGAGGGCTTGCCATATCAACAATGTTCGCAGTTATGATTGGAGGAAT TGCTTTGGGACAATCTATCCCCAGTATGGCTGCATTTGCGAAGGCAAGAGTTGCAGCTGCTAAAATTTTCCGGATAATTGACCACAAGCCAACTATACACAAAAATAGCAAATCGGGTTTGGAGTTAGACTCTGTATTGGGACAAGTGGAGATAAAAAGTGTGAATTTCTCATACCCCGCAAGGCCAGACGTACTAATACTAAACAATTTTTCGCTTAGCGTTCCAGCCGGTAAGACCATAGCATTGGTGGGAAGTAGTGGCTCTGGAAAAAGTACGGTGGTTTCCCTCATTGAAAGGTTCTACGATCCAACCTCGG GTCAAGTTTTGCTAGATGGTAATGATATAAAGACAATGAAGCTTGAATGGCTAAGGGAGCAAATTGGGCTGGTGAGCCAGGAACCAGCTTTGTTTGCTACTTCTATTAAAGAAAATATACTCTTGGGTAGACCAGATGCAACTTTAGAAGAGATCGAAGAAGCTGCCAGAGTTTCCAATGCCCATTCTTTTATTATCAAGCTGACAGATGGTTACGACACTCAG GTTGGGGAAAGAGGGCTGCAACTGTCAGGTGGACAGAAACAGAGAATAGCAATAGCCAGAGCAATGCTTAAAAATCCAGCAATCTTGCTTTTGGATGAGGCAACTAGTGCACTAGACTCTGAGTCAGAAAAACTTGTACAAGAAGCGCTTGACTGTTTCATGATCGGGAGGACAACTCTTGTGATTGCCCACCGGTTATCAACCATAAGGAAAGCTGATTTAGTTGCTGTTCTGCAGCAGGGTAGTGTTTCTGAAATTGGAACACATGATGAACTTTTTGCCAAAGGAGAGAATGGAACATATGCCAAGCTCATCCGCCTACAGGAAATTGCTCATGAAACTGCACTCAATAATGCAAGAAAGAGCAGTGCAAG GCCTTCGAGTGCAAGGAACTCAGTGAGTTCACCTATAATGACCCGAAACTCCTCTTACGGCAGATCGCCATATTCACGTCGATTATCTGATTTCTCTAATTCTGACTTTAGCCTATCCATAGATGGGTCATATCCCAGCTATCGCCTTGAAAAACTTCCATTTAAGGAGCACGCTAGTTCCTTTTGGCGCCTTGCCAAAATGAACTCTCCTGAGTGGACTTATGCCTTAGTTGGTTCTATAGGTTCAGTTGTCTGTGGCACCCTTAGTGCCTTCTTTGCATATGTTTTGAGTGCTGTTCTTAGTGTTTACTACAATCAAGATCATGCTTACATGATAAGAGAAATCGGAAAATACTGTTACCTCTTGATTGGGGTTTCCTCGGCTGCATTGATATTTAACACAATGCAACATTTCTTCTGGGATGTTGTGGGAGAAAATTTGACAAAACGAGTAAGAGAGAAAATGCTGGCAGCCGTGCTGAAAAATGAAATGGCCTGGTTCGATAAAGAGGAAAATGAGAGCTCTAGGATTGCTGCAAGGCTGGCTCTTGATGCCAATAATGTCAGATCAGCAATTGGGGATCGAATTTCAGTGATTATGCAGAACGCAGCGCTCTTGGTAGTTGCATGCACAGCAGGATTTGTCTTGCAATGGCGGCTTGCTCTTGTCCTTATGGCCGTTTTCCCTCTAGTTGTTGCAGCCACAATTTTGCAG AAGATGTTCATGGAAGGATTCTCCGGAGACCTGGAAGCTATTCATGCTAAAGCCACACAATTGGCTGGCGAAGCTGTGGCAAATGTAAGAACCATTGCTGCCTTCAATTCGGAATCCAAAATTGTGGCACTTTACATCTCCAACCTCCAAGCGCCATTGCGTCGCTGTTTTTATAAAGGCCAGATTGCTGGATGTGGGTATGGAATTGCTCAATTTCTACTATATGCTTCATATGCCCTTGGTCTTTGGTATTCTTCCTGGCTAGTAAAGCATGGGATCTCCGACTTCTCAAAAACGATCCGAGTATTTATGGTTCTTATGGTCTCAGCAAATGGTGCAGCTGAAACACTTACACTGGCTCCCGACTTCATCAAGGGTGGCCAAGCTATGCAGTCCGTCTTTGATCTCATTGATCGCAAAACTGAAATTGAGCCAGATGATCCAGATTGTACTGTTATGCCTAGTAGCATTCGCGGAGATGTGGACTTAAAACACATAGATTTTTGTTATCCTTCCCGCCCTGATATATTAGTTTTCCGTGACCTTTCCCTCCGTGCTCGAGCTGGCAAAACCCTTGCCCTCGTTGGTCCAAGTGGATGTGGAAAGAGTTCAGTCATTGCACTTGTACAAAGATTCTACGAGCCATCATCTGGGCGGGTTATGATTGATGGGAAGGACATCCGAAAGTACAATTTGAAGTCACTGCGACACCACATTGCAGTGGTTCCTCAAGAGCCTTGCCTATTTGCTACCACAATATACGAGAACATAGCTTATGGACATGAATCAGCAACTGAAGCCGAGATAATTGAAGCAGCAACACTAGCAAATGCCCACAAGTTCATCTCTTCATTACCCGAGGGTTACAGAACATTTGTGGGGGAAAGAGGTGTTCAGTTATCAGGAGGACAAAAGCAAAGAATAGCTATTGCTCGCGCTTTCATAAGGAAAGCAGAGCTCATGCTCCTAGATGAAGCCACAAGTGCACTTGATGCAGAATCTGAAATGAGTGTGCAAGAGGCTCTTGAGCGTGCTTGCTCGGGAAAGACCACCATTGTGGTTGCTCATCGCTTATCTACAATAAGAAATGCTAATGTCATTGCAGTTATAGATGACGGAAAAGTGGCAGAACAAGGTTCTCACTCGCATCTTCTTAAAAACTATCCCGATGGATGTTATTCGCGTATGATACAGCTGCAGAAGTTTTCACACGGCCAACCCACCATAAACATAGCGTCTGGATCAAGCTCTTCGATACTTCTCAAAGAAGACGGGGTTCACTAA